The following coding sequences are from one Danaus plexippus chromosome 13 unlocalized genomic scaffold, MEX_DaPlex mxdp_15, whole genome shotgun sequence window:
- the LOC116769974 gene encoding ras-related protein M-Ras-like isoform X2, with product MVSIFKDCDSVKLVVVGDGGVGKSAITIQFFQKLFVTDYDPTIEDSYIQHTEVDGQWCILDVLDTAGQEEFSAMREQYMRKGDGFLLVYSVTDQQSFQNIRHFHTQILRVKDRETYPMLVAANKVDLVHARAVSEEAGRELARALGAPYIETSAKEPPLNVDRAFHELVRIIRNHPQREEKRVRGTKCGQCSLL from the exons ATGGTGTCCATATTCAAAGACTGTGATTCT GTGAAGCTGGTGGTGGTGGGGGACGGAGGTGTCGGTAAGAGCGCTATCACCATTCAGTTCTTCCAGAAGCTCTTCGTCACCGACTACGATCCTACCATTGAAGACTCCTACATACAACACACAGAGGTCGACGGACAATGGTGTATACTTGACG TACTGGACACGGCCGGCCAGGAGGAGTTCAGCGCCATGAGGGAGCAGTACATGCGGAAGGGGGACGGCTTCCTACTGGTGTACTCCGTCACCGACCAACAGAGCTTCCAGAATATAAGACACTTCCACACACAGATCCTGAGAGTTAAGGACAG GGAGACGTACCCCATGCTAGTGGCGGCCAATAAGGTGGACCTGGTGCACGCGCGGGCCGTCAGCGAGGAGGCGGGGCGGGAGCTGGCACGCGCGCTCGGGGCGCCCTACATCGAGACCTCCGCTAAGGAACCGCCGCTCAACGTCGACAGAGCCTTTCATGAG CTGGTCCGAATAATCCGCAACCATCCTCAGCGGGAAGAGAAGAGAGTCCGCGGGACCAAGTGCGGGCAGTGCTCGCTGCTGTGA
- the LOC116769974 gene encoding ras-related protein M-Ras-like isoform X1 encodes MTRPGPPSENLPTVKLVVVGDGGVGKSAITIQFFQKLFVTDYDPTIEDSYIQHTEVDGQWCILDVLDTAGQEEFSAMREQYMRKGDGFLLVYSVTDQQSFQNIRHFHTQILRVKDRETYPMLVAANKVDLVHARAVSEEAGRELARALGAPYIETSAKEPPLNVDRAFHELVRIIRNHPQREEKRVRGTKCGQCSLL; translated from the exons ATGACGCGTCCCGGCCCTCCCAGCGAAAACCTTCCCACT GTGAAGCTGGTGGTGGTGGGGGACGGAGGTGTCGGTAAGAGCGCTATCACCATTCAGTTCTTCCAGAAGCTCTTCGTCACCGACTACGATCCTACCATTGAAGACTCCTACATACAACACACAGAGGTCGACGGACAATGGTGTATACTTGACG TACTGGACACGGCCGGCCAGGAGGAGTTCAGCGCCATGAGGGAGCAGTACATGCGGAAGGGGGACGGCTTCCTACTGGTGTACTCCGTCACCGACCAACAGAGCTTCCAGAATATAAGACACTTCCACACACAGATCCTGAGAGTTAAGGACAG GGAGACGTACCCCATGCTAGTGGCGGCCAATAAGGTGGACCTGGTGCACGCGCGGGCCGTCAGCGAGGAGGCGGGGCGGGAGCTGGCACGCGCGCTCGGGGCGCCCTACATCGAGACCTCCGCTAAGGAACCGCCGCTCAACGTCGACAGAGCCTTTCATGAG CTGGTCCGAATAATCCGCAACCATCCTCAGCGGGAAGAGAAGAGAGTCCGCGGGACCAAGTGCGGGCAGTGCTCGCTGCTGTGA